CAGCCTAGGCCATTGCAGCCCCATCATCTTCTTCAGATGCAGAGGCTGCAGCTTCAGCAACAGATGAAGTATCACGCTGAGATGGTTTATTCTAGGAGTACTAACAGTGGTGTAAATCTCAAATTTGATGGCTCTAGTTGCACACAGACCCTTTCATCCAACAGATCGTTCATCTCATCTCTGAGCGTGGATGGAAGTGTGGTAAATTTGGACGGGAATTCGTTCCATTTGATCGGCGTGCCGCAGCCTTCTGATCAGACTTCCCAGCAATCCAGGAGGCGGTGCAGTGGTCGGGGAGACGACGGGAGCGTGAAATGTGGTAGCAGTAGTAAATGTCATTGCTCCAAGAGGAGGTAAGCATACAGAAATCTGTGTGTGGACTCTGGTTGCAGTCTAGGCCATTATAGCCTCTTTAAGACGAGGCAAACCCTTGGGGGTGCTTTATTTGGCCTTGAAATGGGTGTTTTGAGTTGGTGTCTTGTTAATTGCTTATGTGCATGATTCTAGGAAACTGAGGGTGAAGAGATCAATTAAGGTGCCTGCCATCAGTAACAAAGTTGCAGATATTCCGCCTGATGAGTATTCCTGGAGGAAATATGGACAGAAACCTATCAAAGGATCCCCACATCCCAGGTACCCCCTAATTTAAATCCAATGGCTTTGTCTTTGTCTACTTTGTTCCAGTTCACACTAATTTCCTTGTATAGTTGGAGATAAAGCCATAGATATAAATGAACAGCGAGTGAGAACTCATGTAGGctaccccacatagtgggataaaagcttgGGATGTTGTTATTTGCTCTGTATAGTTTTagatgataacaaaattttactcAGGTTGAGTTCTGAAACTATTTCTTACTGTGTCTCCTGGCTTTAGTATAAGATGCAGAACTAGATATGGGCTTGATTAAGTTTTAGTAGTACATCTAAGTTAATTACTGCATCTGTGCGGGAATTTTTTATGGAATCTGATACCAAGTGATGTGGTCATAGGTTGCCTTATGGTCTGGGAATCTAGACAATTCAACAGGTCTTGACCTATGTGACCAATAATGGGTTGGTGTAAAATGATATCACGACCAAAGTTCAAAACCTTGCCTAGTCTCTACTAATTGCTTAAATCATTTGGTGAAGATGAGTTTATATTATGTTAACCGTGTCTCCTTTGttgcttattttttttcaatttgttatTTTAGCTCTTCAGAATTTACTTTAAAGTTGTGGAATCTGATTATACGGTTGCTTGCATACAGGGGGTACTACAAATGCAGCAGCGTGAGAGGCTGCCCGGCAAGAAAACATGTCGAGAGATGCTTGGAAGATTCTGCGATGCTAATGGTGACCTACGAAGGCGAGCACAACCATTCTAGGTCACTACTGTCA
This window of the Diospyros lotus cultivar Yz01 chromosome 5, ASM1463336v1, whole genome shotgun sequence genome carries:
- the LOC127801079 gene encoding LOW QUALITY PROTEIN: probable WRKY transcription factor 74 (The sequence of the model RefSeq protein was modified relative to this genomic sequence to represent the inferred CDS: inserted 1 base in 1 codon), whose protein sequence is MEEVEEANKXAVESCHRVVNLLCHSQDQVQFKHLIVEAGEAVTRFKKVISLLGNGVGHGRVRSLRKMKKPSLSHHLLVESPSCHQTSPTPNDKPLQLLPSRFPENPTSLQLSQKMFLENPALDGAGSSMKIPLQAVQPRPLQPHHLLQMQRLQLQQQMKYHAEMVYSRSTNSGVNLKFDGSSCTQTLSSNRSFISSLSVDGSVVNLDGNSFHLIGVPQPSDQTSQQSRRRCSGRGDDGSVKCGSSSKCHCSKRRKLRVKRSIKVPAISNKVADIPPDEYSWRKYGQKPIKGSPHPRGYYKCSSVRGCPARKHVERCLEDSAMLMVTYEGEHNHSRSLLSQSANT